In the Pseudanabaena sp. PCC 7367 genome, one interval contains:
- a CDS encoding DUF1257 domain-containing protein gives MSHFSTLRTKITDAEILKSSLRDLGISVNANADVRGYNGQRVRAEIVATLEGDYDLGWSRNGDGSFDLIADLWGVAKKHNQTELINSINQKYAVTKTLSEVKRPGLSNANVRLVVQ, from the coding sequence ATGTCTCACTTTAGCACCCTTCGCACCAAAATCACCGATGCGGAAATCCTAAAGTCTTCTTTGCGCGATCTTGGCATTAGCGTCAATGCCAATGCCGATGTGCGTGGTTACAATGGCCAGCGTGTGCGGGCTGAAATCGTAGCTACCCTCGAAGGTGACTATGATCTAGGTTGGTCTCGCAATGGCGATGGCTCTTTTGATCTGATCGCTGACCTCTGGGGTGTTGCCAAGAAGCATAACCAAACTGAGTTGATCAACTCGATCAATCAAAAGTATGCGGTTACCAAGACCCTCAGCGAAGTCAAGCGTCCTGGCCTGAGCAATGCCAATGTAAGATTGGTTGTACAGTAG
- a CDS encoding photosystem II high light acclimation radical SAM protein, with product MSAVDRILYVRLPCNPIFPIGVVYLADHIHKIAPQVEQSIFDMGTVAPLDFHKALDQSIDRFKPDLLVFSWRDIQIYAPVGGRGGNPLQNAFEFYYGKSPLTRLRGAFNGLRLFGAYYSELWRNSLLIRQGVKRAQRYSPRARAVIGGGAVSVFYEQLAGMMPQNTIISVGEGETLLQKLVFDQSIANERCYTVGVTTPRDRLIHEAPEPIEKSACDYDYIESIWDKFNYYFRDNDFYIGVQTKRGCPHNCCYCIYTTIEGKQVRINPADEVVAEMRQLYDRGIRNFWFTDAQFIPAKRFIPDAIELLQKILASGMDDISWAAYIRADNLTPELCDLMVATGMNYFEIGITSGSQELIRKMRMGYNLRSVLQNCRDLKAAGFNELVSVNYSFNVIDENFDTIRQTIAYHRELEAIFGRDKVEPAIFFIGLQPHTHLEEYAIKNEILKPDYDPMSMMPWNAKKLLWNPEPLGSYFGEVCLEAWQRDETDFGRAVMDILEERLGRAPLEEALTAPISLSAPEKKMTAAV from the coding sequence ATGTCTGCCGTCGATCGCATCCTCTATGTCCGCCTGCCATGTAACCCCATTTTCCCGATCGGGGTGGTGTATCTGGCCGATCACATCCACAAGATTGCGCCCCAGGTAGAACAGTCCATTTTTGACATGGGTACTGTGGCTCCGCTGGATTTCCATAAGGCACTAGACCAAAGTATCGATCGGTTCAAGCCAGATTTATTAGTTTTCTCCTGGCGGGATATTCAAATTTATGCGCCAGTGGGTGGGCGCGGCGGCAACCCGCTCCAGAATGCATTTGAGTTTTACTATGGCAAAAGTCCCTTAACACGGTTACGAGGGGCATTCAATGGCTTGCGGTTATTTGGAGCCTACTACAGTGAGTTATGGCGGAATTCTTTGCTAATCCGCCAGGGCGTGAAACGGGCTCAGCGCTATAGCCCCAGGGCCAGGGCGGTGATTGGTGGTGGTGCGGTTAGTGTTTTTTATGAGCAGCTTGCTGGAATGATGCCCCAGAATACGATCATTTCCGTGGGTGAGGGTGAGACGCTGTTGCAAAAGCTGGTGTTTGACCAGAGTATTGCCAATGAACGTTGCTATACGGTGGGCGTAACTACACCCCGCGATCGCCTGATCCACGAAGCCCCAGAGCCGATCGAAAAGAGCGCCTGTGATTATGACTACATCGAATCGATCTGGGATAAGTTTAACTACTATTTCCGCGACAATGATTTTTACATTGGCGTGCAAACCAAGCGCGGTTGTCCCCATAATTGCTGCTATTGCATCTACACCACGATCGAAGGTAAACAGGTGCGGATCAATCCGGCTGATGAAGTGGTGGCGGAAATGCGCCAACTTTACGATCGCGGCATTCGCAATTTCTGGTTTACTGATGCCCAGTTTATTCCGGCGAAGCGGTTTATCCCCGATGCGATCGAGCTATTGCAAAAAATCCTGGCTTCGGGCATGGATGATATTAGCTGGGCGGCCTATATTCGCGCTGATAACCTCACGCCGGAGTTGTGCGATCTGATGGTGGCGACGGGGATGAATTACTTTGAGATTGGTATCACCAGCGGCTCCCAGGAGTTAATTCGCAAGATGCGGATGGGCTATAACCTGCGATCGGTGTTGCAAAATTGCCGCGATCTCAAGGCGGCGGGGTTTAATGAACTGGTGTCGGTGAATTATTCGTTTAATGTGATCGATGAAAATTTTGATACGATCCGCCAGACGATCGCATATCACCGAGAGCTGGAAGCAATCTTTGGCCGGGATAAGGTGGAGCCTGCGATCTTCTTTATTGGTTTGCAACCGCACACGCACCTGGAGGAATATGCGATCAAAAATGAGATCCTGAAGCCGGATTATGACCCGATGAGCATGATGCCCTGGAATGCGAAAAAACTGCTCTGGAACCCGGAACCGCTGGGATCGTATTTTGGTGAGGTGTGCCTGGAGGCATGGCAGCGGGATGAAACCGATTTTGGTCGCGCGGTGATGGACATCCTGGAGGAGCGATTGGGCAGAGCCCCGCTGGAGGAGGCTTTGACTGCGCCGATTAGTTTGTCTGCACCGGAAAAGAAGATGACCGCAGCGGTTTAG
- the csaB gene encoding polysaccharide pyruvyl transferase CsaB, which translates to MRRAILCGYYGMGNGGDEALLATLLQLLPKDIVPIVLSGDPAMTEELHQVQACDRKNVWNLIDVIKQADIFIWGGGSLIQDATSWRNPIYYAGLMGLAKQMNLVTVAWAQGVGPLHQKFSQKIAKRAYQACDLVSVRDSNSAHLLADWQIPCLLAPDPVWALRSQLVLNLSSLPAPRVAVVLRDHPLLTSKRLQNLGIALCNLQKATGAHLLILPFQPAQDMQIAQQIYDLSPANATIMVQEDPRSLKGIFKGVEMTIAMRLHGLIMAAAEGSRCWGISYDPKVNNLMQELEIPGWDLANLPDQPNVICQKWLEHYANGDPLSSAKIQSMGDRALIHQQLLANL; encoded by the coding sequence ATGCGGCGAGCGATTTTGTGTGGTTATTATGGCATGGGCAATGGTGGCGACGAGGCATTGTTAGCAACCTTGCTCCAGCTTTTACCTAAGGACATTGTGCCGATCGTGCTTTCTGGCGATCCTGCCATGACCGAAGAACTACACCAGGTTCAAGCCTGCGATCGCAAAAATGTTTGGAATTTGATCGACGTAATCAAACAGGCAGATATTTTTATCTGGGGGGGCGGCAGCTTGATCCAGGATGCCACTAGTTGGCGGAACCCCATCTATTATGCTGGTTTGATGGGTTTAGCCAAGCAAATGAACCTGGTTACAGTGGCCTGGGCTCAGGGGGTTGGCCCGCTCCACCAAAAATTCAGCCAGAAGATCGCCAAACGAGCCTATCAAGCCTGTGATTTGGTGAGTGTGCGCGATAGTAATTCCGCTCATCTCCTCGCCGATTGGCAAATCCCTTGTTTATTAGCACCCGATCCGGTTTGGGCTTTGCGATCGCAACTTGTCCTCAACCTATCCTCGTTGCCTGCGCCGCGTGTAGCGGTAGTATTACGCGATCATCCCCTGTTAACCAGCAAGCGATTACAAAATCTGGGCATTGCCTTGTGTAACCTCCAAAAAGCAACCGGTGCCCACTTGCTGATCTTGCCGTTTCAGCCAGCGCAAGACATGCAGATCGCCCAACAAATTTACGATCTATCACCAGCCAATGCCACAATTATGGTGCAAGAAGATCCACGATCGCTCAAGGGCATATTTAAGGGGGTGGAAATGACGATCGCCATGCGCTTACATGGCCTGATCATGGCCGCCGCAGAGGGATCGCGTTGCTGGGGGATTAGTTATGATCCCAAGGTTAATAACCTAATGCAGGAATTAGAAATCCCTGGCTGGGACTTGGCCAATTTACCCGATCAGCCTAATGTGATCTGTCAAAAATGGCTAGAGCATTATGCAAATGGCGATCCGCTCTCATCGGCAAAGATTCAATCGATG
- a CDS encoding MBOAT family O-acyltransferase yields MDFLSVEYGAFLICIAVIYWLTPHLQARLGILLTASLLFYMLLQRQAVALLIASTLVNFGLGFAIKRSRQRNYRIALLSLGIGFNVLLLLGFKYISFLMGNIGILASWQGGIELANWADQNVIAPIAISFFSFEMIAFLIDVYRGTAPTQDFWGFFTYKSFFPKLLSGPIVRYQDFAKQLVSPTHPKLADISEGLWLIAAGAIKKGLVADNLGRFVDISLANIERAGSVDLWLALVGFGLQIYFDFSGYIDIARGSALLLGIELPQNFDFPYLAASISEFWRRWNITLGHWLRDFVYIPLGGSRRGLIITCLNLLIVMLVAGIWHGAQWGFILWGGLHGLYLIAHRLFMVVGTRFNGFVEFWRSQWGKILGILITQLAVLVSWIPFRLPKWADMQVMLNRLWGQAADPQFGLKIYVETLQVTPAQIGLLCLAIVMAMIFAYRCDRAKWQLTWQAKLFLVPISLYLVAMFGPQSNLPFIYFDF; encoded by the coding sequence ATGGACTTTCTATCAGTCGAGTACGGTGCTTTTTTAATTTGCATTGCTGTGATCTACTGGTTAACTCCTCATTTGCAGGCTCGCCTTGGCATTTTGCTAACGGCGAGTTTACTTTTTTATATGTTGTTACAGCGCCAAGCAGTAGCGCTGTTGATTGCTAGTACGTTAGTTAACTTTGGCTTGGGTTTTGCAATCAAGCGATCGCGCCAGCGTAACTATCGCATTGCCCTATTAAGCTTGGGGATTGGCTTTAATGTGTTATTGCTGCTGGGGTTTAAATATATTTCCTTTTTGATGGGCAACATTGGCATTCTGGCCAGTTGGCAGGGAGGAATTGAGTTAGCTAATTGGGCAGACCAGAATGTGATCGCGCCGATCGCAATTAGCTTTTTCTCCTTCGAGATGATCGCCTTTTTGATCGATGTCTATCGCGGCACTGCCCCCACTCAGGATTTCTGGGGCTTTTTCACCTATAAGTCCTTCTTTCCAAAACTTCTCTCCGGGCCGATCGTACGTTATCAGGACTTTGCTAAACAACTGGTTTCACCAACTCACCCCAAACTTGCTGACATTTCCGAGGGGCTGTGGTTGATTGCGGCTGGGGCGATTAAAAAAGGTCTGGTAGCTGATAATCTAGGTCGATTTGTGGATATTTCCCTGGCCAACATTGAACGAGCGGGTAGTGTTGATCTATGGCTAGCACTGGTTGGCTTTGGTTTACAGATTTATTTTGACTTTAGCGGCTACATCGACATCGCCAGGGGAAGTGCCCTGCTATTAGGGATTGAATTACCACAAAACTTTGACTTTCCCTATCTGGCAGCCAGCATCAGTGAGTTCTGGCGACGCTGGAATATTACACTGGGTCATTGGTTGCGCGATTTTGTCTATATTCCCCTAGGGGGATCGCGGCGTGGCTTGATTATTACCTGCCTGAATTTGTTGATCGTGATGCTGGTGGCCGGGATCTGGCACGGAGCACAGTGGGGCTTCATTCTCTGGGGTGGATTGCATGGCCTCTATTTGATCGCCCATCGTTTGTTTATGGTGGTGGGCACCAGGTTCAATGGCTTTGTGGAGTTCTGGCGATCGCAATGGGGCAAAATCCTAGGCATTTTGATCACTCAACTAGCAGTATTGGTGAGCTGGATTCCATTTCGATTGCCAAAGTGGGCAGATATGCAGGTGATGCTAAATCGATTGTGGGGGCAGGCTGCCGATCCACAGTTTGGCCTGAAGATCTATGTGGAAACCTTGCAGGTTACGCCAGCCCAGATTGGTTTGCTGTGTCTGGCGATCGTGATGGCGATGATTTTTGCCTACAGGTGCGATCGCGCCAAGTGGCAACTTACCTGGCAGGCTAAGTTATTTTTAGTGCCAATTAGTTTGTATCTGGTGGCAATGTTTGGACCGCAGAGCAATCTACCGTTTATTTACTTTGATTTCTAA
- a CDS encoding DUF1830 domain-containing protein: MSQLLDPVPAGNQKIVCCYTNTTSKIQVVRITNVPDWYFERVAFPGQHLIFEALPSGQLEIHTGMMASSILSDTIACVQLQVENDSTTLPEWLPLKTSTGAAQETEQFKTEVAN; the protein is encoded by the coding sequence ATGTCACAATTGCTTGATCCAGTGCCTGCGGGCAATCAAAAAATAGTTTGTTGCTACACCAACACAACCAGCAAGATTCAGGTGGTACGCATTACTAACGTGCCTGATTGGTATTTTGAGCGGGTTGCATTTCCTGGTCAACATCTAATTTTTGAAGCGCTGCCATCCGGGCAACTAGAAATTCACACCGGAATGATGGCAAGTTCAATACTTTCGGATACTATTGCCTGTGTGCAGTTGCAGGTTGAGAATGATTCGACCACCTTACCGGAATGGTTGCCGCTGAAAACCTCTACTGGGGCTGCACAGGAAACTGAGCAGTTCAAAACAGAAGTGGCTAATTAG
- a CDS encoding stress-responsive protein Ycf46, with protein sequence MREELSILIQAQYPLIYLNTSEEERAEQAIAAIAQIKPARALFTWTVTRGMVEYGQVNATQHNTISPQAAIEWAIRHKDPAIFVFKDIHPFVENPEVCRWLRDAVASFKGTLKSIIMMSSVQSVPIELEKEVVVLDFPLPDIQEIEAVLAEQLGQSRYHKMQPDTKEKLVRAAQGLTRDEAEKVYRKAQVTTGKLTENEVQIVLTEKQQLVRRNGILEYLDCEEGMGSVGGLEELKHWLTERTTAFSSKAREYGLPQPKGMLIIGVPGCGKSLIAKTTSKLWSLPLVRLDMGRVYDGSTVGRSEANLRNALKVAESIAPVILFIDELDKAFAGGAGSADSDGGTSSRIFGSFLTWMQEKTSPVFVMATANRVDRLPSEFLRKGRFDELFFIDLPNQDERRAIFQIHLNKRRSDLSRFDIDQLAKEITEGFSGAEIEQALIAAMYTAFSQGREFTQLDIISAIKSTTPLSRTMTEQVAALRDWARLRARPAATTDAEYQRMEF encoded by the coding sequence ATGCGAGAAGAACTTAGTATCCTTATCCAAGCTCAGTATCCCTTGATCTATCTCAACACCTCGGAAGAGGAAAGAGCAGAACAAGCGATCGCTGCCATTGCCCAAATCAAGCCAGCTAGAGCATTATTCACCTGGACTGTAACCCGTGGCATGGTTGAGTATGGGCAGGTTAATGCTACTCAACACAACACAATCTCACCACAGGCCGCGATCGAATGGGCAATTCGCCACAAAGATCCAGCTATATTTGTATTCAAAGATATCCATCCCTTTGTAGAAAATCCTGAAGTTTGTCGTTGGCTCCGTGATGCTGTAGCCAGTTTTAAAGGCACGCTTAAAAGCATTATTATGATGTCATCGGTGCAATCGGTGCCGATCGAACTAGAAAAGGAAGTAGTAGTCCTCGACTTCCCCCTACCCGACATCCAGGAAATAGAAGCGGTGTTAGCGGAGCAACTAGGACAATCGCGCTATCACAAAATGCAGCCTGATACTAAGGAAAAATTGGTGAGGGCGGCTCAGGGATTAACCCGCGATGAAGCCGAGAAAGTCTACCGTAAAGCCCAGGTAACCACAGGCAAGCTCACTGAGAACGAAGTGCAGATTGTGCTGACCGAAAAGCAGCAACTGGTTAGACGCAATGGCATTCTTGAATATTTAGACTGCGAAGAGGGCATGGGTTCGGTTGGTGGCCTGGAAGAATTAAAACATTGGTTAACGGAGCGCACTACGGCGTTTAGTTCCAAGGCTAGGGAATATGGCCTTCCCCAACCAAAGGGGATGCTAATCATTGGTGTACCCGGCTGTGGTAAGTCGTTGATTGCCAAAACTACTTCTAAGCTCTGGTCTTTGCCCCTGGTACGATTGGATATGGGTCGGGTATATGACGGTAGCACCGTGGGCCGATCGGAAGCGAATCTCCGTAATGCTCTCAAGGTGGCCGAATCGATCGCCCCGGTCATTCTCTTCATTGATGAACTAGATAAAGCTTTTGCCGGTGGTGCTGGCTCTGCCGACTCTGATGGTGGTACTTCTTCACGGATTTTTGGTTCTTTCCTGACCTGGATGCAAGAAAAAACTTCACCAGTATTTGTAATGGCCACTGCCAATCGGGTCGATCGCCTACCCAGTGAATTCTTGCGCAAGGGTCGCTTTGATGAATTATTCTTTATTGATCTGCCGAACCAGGATGAGCGTCGCGCTATCTTCCAAATTCACCTCAACAAGCGCCGTTCTGACCTGAGCAGATTTGACATTGACCAACTGGCGAAGGAAATTACCGAAGGATTTTCTGGCGCTGAGATCGAGCAAGCCTTGATCGCCGCCATGTACACAGCTTTTTCGCAGGGCAGGGAATTTACCCAACTTGATATCATCTCAGCAATCAAGTCAACCACCCCACTATCGCGCACCATGACCGAACAGGTCGCTGCACTCCGCGATTGGGCCAGGTTGAGGGCTCGCCCTGCGGCAACTACAGACGCTGAATACCAGCGAATGGAGTTCTAA